Proteins from one Pelorhabdus rhamnosifermentans genomic window:
- a CDS encoding NAD-dependent 4,6-dehydratase LegB: protein MNLKNKRILVTGADGFIGSHLTETLVQQGNDVRAFVLYNSFNSWGWLDHSSKEIKENLDVFAGDIRDPHGVKEAMKGCDIVLHLAALIAIPYSYHSPDTYIDTNVKGTLNIVQAARELGVQKVVQTSTSEVYGTARFVPITEEHPLQGQSPYSASKIGADQIALSFYHAFSTPVAVIRPFNTYGPRQSARAVIPTIITQIANGKRKIKLGSLAPTRDFNYVKDTVRGFIAMAESDNAIGQVTNIGSNYEISIGDTAKLIAEVMGVDLEIETDEQRLRPEKSEVERLWADNTKAKKLLSWKPMYAGKDGFRRGLERTIEWFSSGENLKKYKAGIYNV, encoded by the coding sequence ATGAATTTGAAAAATAAGAGGATACTTGTGACAGGAGCAGATGGATTTATCGGTTCACATTTGACTGAAACATTAGTTCAGCAAGGCAATGATGTTAGGGCCTTTGTGTTATATAATTCTTTTAATTCATGGGGATGGCTGGATCATTCATCGAAAGAAATTAAAGAGAACTTAGATGTATTTGCCGGGGACATACGTGATCCGCATGGTGTCAAAGAAGCGATGAAAGGCTGTGACATAGTATTACATCTTGCTGCGCTGATTGCGATTCCTTATTCTTATCATTCGCCGGATACTTATATAGATACTAATGTTAAAGGAACCTTAAATATTGTACAAGCTGCACGGGAATTAGGGGTGCAAAAAGTGGTTCAAACATCCACGAGTGAAGTATATGGGACGGCGCGTTTTGTACCTATTACTGAGGAACATCCACTTCAGGGGCAATCACCGTATTCAGCCAGCAAAATTGGGGCGGATCAGATTGCCTTGTCTTTTTACCATGCTTTTAGTACTCCGGTAGCAGTTATCAGACCTTTTAATACTTATGGCCCAAGGCAATCAGCAAGGGCTGTTATTCCTACTATTATTACGCAGATTGCTAATGGTAAGCGCAAAATCAAACTGGGTTCCTTAGCTCCTACCAGAGATTTTAATTATGTTAAAGATACAGTTCGCGGCTTTATAGCTATGGCTGAATCAGATAATGCAATAGGCCAAGTTACTAATATAGGCAGCAATTATGAGATATCAATTGGCGATACGGCGAAACTCATTGCTGAAGTTATGGGCGTCGACTTAGAAATTGAAACAGACGAACAGAGACTGCGACCAGAAAAAAGTGAAGTGGAACGGCTGTGGGCTGATAATACTAAAGCAAAAAAACTTTTGAGCTGGAAGCCTATGTATGCTGGTAAAGATGGCTTTAGGCGTGGATTGGAACGTACGATAGAATGGTTTTCATCGGGGGAAAATCTTAAAAAATATAAGGCAGGTATCTATAATGTCTAA
- a CDS encoding nucleotidyltransferase family protein, which yields MSKRAVVLAGGKGTRLRPYTVVLPKPLMPIGDYPILEVIIRQLAYYQFDHVTLAVNHQADLIKTFFGNGEKWGIKIDYSLEHKPLSTMAPLKLIPDLPDNFLIMNGDVLTDLDFNSFMEAHILANNIFTIASSEREQKSEYGVLELNKVNRLVGFKEKPVLKYNVSMGVYAASKEILSYIPADEIYGFDHLMSDLINDNNFAAVMKQNCYWLDIGRPDDYMKAIKEFDLLKARFLR from the coding sequence ATGTCTAAGCGTGCCGTTGTTTTGGCAGGGGGAAAAGGTACTCGCTTGAGACCGTATACGGTAGTTCTTCCTAAACCATTAATGCCTATTGGCGATTATCCTATACTTGAGGTTATTATTAGGCAGTTGGCTTATTATCAATTTGATCATGTTACTTTGGCTGTCAATCATCAAGCTGATTTAATAAAGACTTTTTTTGGAAATGGCGAAAAATGGGGAATTAAAATTGATTATTCTCTGGAGCATAAGCCTCTTAGTACAATGGCGCCGCTTAAATTAATTCCGGATTTACCTGATAATTTTCTAATCATGAATGGGGATGTTTTAACAGATTTAGATTTTAATAGTTTTATGGAAGCACATATATTAGCAAACAATATTTTTACCATTGCTAGTAGTGAAAGAGAACAAAAATCGGAATATGGGGTTTTAGAATTAAATAAAGTCAATCGATTAGTTGGTTTTAAAGAAAAACCTGTTTTGAAATATAATGTTAGTATGGGTGTATATGCTGCAAGCAAGGAGATATTGTCTTATATACCGGCAGATGAAATTTACGGATTTGATCATTTGATGTCGGATTTAATCAATGACAATAATTTTGCAGCAGTGATGAAGCAAAATTGTTATTGGCTCGATATAGGTAGACCTGATGATTATATGAAGGCAATTAAAGAATTTGATCTTTTGAAAGCGAGATTTCTAAGATGA
- a CDS encoding NAD-dependent epimerase/dehydratase family protein, giving the protein MTKVFVTGATGFIGQALIKKMISLGYEVQGCSTQNGDIACRQTLENYDFSDVSQIFHLAAKTFVPNSWVNPAEFYRVNVQGTNEVLDICRKNRIGLTYISAYIYGNPLCLPISEDCSITPNNPYGHSKYLAEQLCRFYSENFGVSVKIIRPFNVYGSGQTENFLVPTLIKQALLNDEIKVKNLVPKRDYVYIDDVVSAIISASQLSKLFGIYNIGSGYSVSVQEIIDRVQHILGSNKPVVSENEIRINEINDVVADISLAMSELHWTPLCSLDKGLTKMVHHAKESYNVR; this is encoded by the coding sequence ATGACGAAGGTTTTTGTGACAGGAGCTACGGGTTTTATCGGTCAAGCGTTAATAAAAAAAATGATTTCACTTGGTTATGAAGTTCAAGGGTGTTCTACTCAAAATGGTGACATTGCTTGTCGGCAGACTTTAGAAAACTATGATTTCTCAGACGTTTCTCAAATATTTCACTTGGCAGCAAAAACCTTTGTGCCAAATAGCTGGGTAAATCCTGCTGAATTTTATCGGGTAAACGTTCAGGGTACCAATGAAGTGCTTGACATATGTCGTAAAAATCGGATTGGGTTAACCTATATTAGCGCGTATATTTATGGTAACCCACTATGTCTGCCGATTTCAGAAGATTGTTCTATTACCCCCAATAATCCCTATGGGCATTCAAAGTATTTAGCGGAGCAATTGTGCCGATTTTATTCTGAAAACTTTGGTGTATCAGTTAAAATTATTCGTCCGTTTAATGTTTACGGTAGTGGTCAAACGGAAAATTTCCTTGTTCCCACGCTTATTAAGCAGGCTTTATTAAATGATGAAATTAAAGTTAAGAACTTAGTGCCTAAAAGAGATTATGTTTATATTGATGATGTAGTAAGTGCAATAATTTCTGCCAGTCAGTTATCAAAGTTATTTGGTATATACAATATAGGGTCAGGATATTCTGTAAGCGTACAGGAAATTATTGATCGGGTTCAGCATATTCTGGGGTCTAATAAGCCCGTTGTTTCTGAAAATGAGATTCGGATTAATGAGATTAACGATGTTGTGGCGGATATTTCTTTAGCTATGAGCGAATTACATTGGACTCCGTTATGTTCTTTGGATAAAGGGTTAACAAAAATGGTTCATCATGCGAAGGAGTCTTATAATGTCCGTTAA
- a CDS encoding radical SAM/SPASM domain-containing protein, translating into MSVKNIPINKGNYSMEPIAREECFERYRGEEWPNGYQEYRNNWTEYAKMQVVSDYPLLVDLELSSLCNLTCPMCYTITEEFKQHIHATLMDFELFKKVIREIAGKVPAIRLSLRGEPTLHPHFIEAIKFAKKNGIHEVSALTNGSKLSADYFTDMMEAGIDWITISVDGLNEKYESIRKPLQFVDILQKIKDIQVIKKKNACHRPVIKIQSIWPAIKEDPETFYNTFAPYTDLIAFNPLIDYLGQDSEILYESEFSCPQLYQRLVIGADGLVMMCSNDENGTVILGDANIDTIHDIWHGKNLENIRKVHREPDGFRNIPVCKHCYLPRKTEDSEHACVNGRNIIIKNYVNRSQVIGQ; encoded by the coding sequence ATGTCCGTTAAAAATATACCGATTAATAAAGGTAATTATAGTATGGAACCCATTGCTAGAGAAGAATGTTTTGAACGCTATCGTGGCGAAGAATGGCCCAATGGATATCAAGAGTATCGAAATAACTGGACTGAGTATGCTAAAATGCAGGTTGTTTCTGATTATCCCTTATTAGTAGATCTGGAATTATCTTCTTTATGTAATTTGACTTGTCCAATGTGCTATACCATAACCGAAGAATTCAAGCAACATATACATGCAACACTGATGGATTTTGAATTATTTAAAAAGGTGATTCGCGAAATCGCTGGTAAAGTGCCTGCCATTAGATTAAGTTTACGGGGAGAACCAACGTTGCATCCCCATTTTATTGAAGCAATTAAATTTGCTAAAAAAAATGGTATTCATGAGGTTTCTGCATTGACAAACGGTAGTAAATTGTCAGCTGACTATTTTACAGATATGATGGAGGCGGGAATTGATTGGATTACTATTTCTGTGGATGGATTAAATGAGAAATATGAAAGTATTCGTAAACCATTGCAATTTGTGGACATTCTTCAAAAAATAAAAGACATACAAGTAATTAAGAAAAAAAATGCATGTCATAGGCCAGTTATTAAAATTCAGTCTATATGGCCAGCAATTAAGGAAGATCCCGAAACTTTTTATAATACTTTTGCTCCTTATACTGATTTGATTGCGTTTAATCCACTTATTGATTATCTTGGACAGGATAGTGAAATATTGTATGAGTCGGAATTTTCCTGTCCCCAACTTTATCAACGTCTAGTAATTGGTGCAGATGGTCTTGTTATGATGTGTTCCAATGATGAGAATGGTACAGTAATATTAGGTGATGCAAATATTGATACAATTCATGATATTTGGCATGGGAAAAACCTTGAGAATATACGGAAAGTGCATCGGGAACCAGATGGGTTTAGAAATATCCCTGTATGTAAACATTGTTATTTACCACGCAAGACGGAAGATTCTGAGCATGCTTGTGTTAATGGTAGAAATATTATTATTAAAAATTATGTAAATCGAAGTCAAGTTATTGGTCAATAG
- a CDS encoding N-acetylneuraminate synthase family protein, protein MLNNYLQARCYIIAEIGGNFTNFEQAQRLIDEAAECGVDAVKLQTYRAETVASKLALFDMENTGVVSQYNLFKTYEIDEELHHKVFQYIASKKLDWFSTPSHTDDVDMLEKFSISAYKIGSDDAVNIPLLKYIAHQSKPVFLATGMCTMQEVHDSVNAILEAGNEKITLLHAVTSYPTHPENVNLLAMQAMMREFPALAIGYSDHTLGTTACICAAAMGAKVIEKHFTYDKKAPGPDHLLSADPVEMKEIVSKVREFEVMRGSGIKRPADSEKNTRINNRKSIVIVNPIRKGQVIGEQDIIVKRPGYGIEPKFYHQIVGRTANKNLEVDDVLMWGDC, encoded by the coding sequence ATGCTAAACAATTATTTGCAAGCTCGCTGCTATATAATTGCTGAAATTGGCGGTAATTTCACCAACTTTGAACAAGCGCAAAGATTGATTGATGAAGCTGCTGAATGTGGTGTTGACGCAGTCAAGTTGCAAACCTATCGAGCTGAAACCGTTGCAAGCAAATTGGCCCTATTTGATATGGAAAACACCGGAGTAGTTTCACAGTATAACTTATTTAAGACTTATGAGATTGATGAAGAATTACATCATAAAGTTTTTCAATATATTGCATCCAAAAAGTTAGATTGGTTTTCAACTCCTTCTCATACGGATGATGTAGATATGCTGGAAAAGTTTTCAATTTCCGCTTACAAAATTGGCTCGGATGATGCGGTAAATATTCCGCTCTTAAAATACATAGCACATCAGAGCAAACCTGTTTTTTTGGCAACGGGCATGTGCACGATGCAAGAGGTACATGACTCGGTTAATGCAATTTTAGAAGCGGGAAATGAGAAAATTACTCTTTTACATGCTGTTACCAGCTATCCTACTCATCCTGAAAATGTAAATTTGTTGGCTATGCAGGCCATGATGCGTGAATTTCCAGCATTAGCGATTGGCTATTCTGATCATACCTTGGGAACGACTGCTTGTATTTGTGCGGCAGCTATGGGAGCTAAGGTGATTGAAAAGCACTTTACCTATGATAAAAAGGCGCCCGGCCCTGATCACCTGTTATCCGCAGATCCAGTAGAGATGAAGGAAATTGTCAGTAAGGTACGTGAATTTGAGGTGATGAGGGGAAGCGGAATAAAGCGACCGGCTGATAGTGAAAAAAATACTCGTATTAATAATCGTAAGAGTATTGTTATTGTTAATCCAATACGTAAGGGGCAGGTCATTGGTGAACAAGATATTATTGTAAAAAGGCCGGGATACGGGATTGAGCCGAAGTTTTATCATCAGATTGTTGGGCGTACCGCTAATAAAAATTTAGAGGTAGACGATGTATTAATGTGGGGGGATTGTTAG
- a CDS encoding cytidylyltransferase domain-containing protein, with product MIGVIIQARMGSSRLPGKILKQIGNKKLLDHIFYRLKFLEYPVTTILATTMSVRDDIVAEYCALNGIHCFRGSENNVLERYYLCAKQYEFQHVIRLTADNPFIDVEEIVRLINLHLRSQADYSHSFTALPVGVGSEIFSFAALKRCYLLGKEPHHVEHVNEYILDHPDEFKIALLNVDKSKNRPDIRLTIDTPEDYKKACYIAEHGGSQLMTTEEAIRLCLQYV from the coding sequence ATGATTGGTGTCATTATCCAGGCACGAATGGGATCAAGTCGTCTACCAGGTAAAATTTTAAAACAAATTGGCAATAAGAAATTACTTGATCATATATTTTACCGATTGAAATTTCTTGAATATCCAGTGACTACGATATTGGCAACGACAATGTCAGTTAGAGACGATATTGTTGCAGAGTACTGTGCTTTAAATGGAATTCATTGTTTTCGCGGTAGTGAAAATAATGTTTTAGAAAGATATTATTTATGTGCAAAACAATATGAATTTCAGCATGTTATTCGTCTTACTGCGGATAATCCCTTTATCGATGTAGAAGAGATTGTGCGGTTGATTAATTTACATTTAAGGAGTCAGGCAGATTATTCACATTCATTTACAGCTTTGCCTGTTGGTGTTGGTAGTGAAATATTCTCATTTGCTGCTTTAAAACGTTGTTATCTTTTGGGAAAGGAACCACATCATGTTGAGCATGTAAATGAATATATCTTAGATCATCCTGATGAGTTTAAGATTGCTCTACTTAATGTAGATAAATCAAAAAATAGACCAGATATTCGATTAACTATCGACACGCCTGAAGATTACAAGAAAGCCTGTTATATTGCAGAACATGGCGGAAGCCAATTGATGACAACTGAAGAGGCGATACGTTTGTGTTTGCAATATGTATAG
- a CDS encoding WbqC family protein produces the protein MLNLLNKTVVIHQPDFLSYLGFFDRLLKCDLYVILDHVQYVRGTSRSWMNRDKIKTANGEKWLTLGVEKAPVGTPINQIMLKKSVEWRDNNLNLLRENYRKACFFAEIFPYVEKMYDFKCERMMDFSLNALEILLSLLDIKVEMVLSSTLDPQYKSNEMLVDILQKVQATIYLSGVGARDYYDPEPFAATNIEVIWQDFKHPVYPQLYGEFIPYLSTIDMLFNCGTEQSRNIIRS, from the coding sequence ATGCTGAACTTATTAAATAAGACAGTAGTTATTCACCAGCCTGATTTTTTATCCTATTTAGGTTTTTTTGATCGATTATTAAAATGTGACTTATATGTAATACTTGATCATGTTCAATATGTCCGAGGAACAAGTCGAAGTTGGATGAATCGCGATAAAATTAAGACTGCTAACGGTGAAAAATGGTTGACACTCGGTGTAGAAAAGGCTCCTGTAGGTACGCCAATAAATCAAATTATGTTAAAAAAGAGTGTAGAATGGCGGGATAATAATTTAAATTTATTGCGAGAAAATTATCGGAAAGCTTGTTTTTTTGCAGAAATTTTTCCATATGTAGAAAAAATGTATGATTTTAAATGTGAAAGAATGATGGACTTTAGTTTGAATGCATTAGAGATATTATTGAGTTTACTCGATATAAAAGTTGAAATGGTATTATCAAGTACTTTAGATCCTCAATATAAAAGTAATGAAATGTTGGTAGATATATTGCAGAAGGTACAGGCAACTATTTATTTATCGGGAGTTGGTGCAAGAGACTATTATGATCCAGAACCTTTTGCTGCAACAAATATTGAAGTTATTTGGCAAGATTTTAAGCATCCCGTTTATCCACAACTTTATGGAGAGTTTATTCCGTATTTGAGTACTATTGATATGCTATTTAATTGTGGAACTGAACAATCACGGAATATAATTAGGAGCTAG
- a CDS encoding AMP-binding protein — translation MGNLHWERGSLFNIVIRRLPDIHFIDTEKDYTLKLSECGRKIRYLSEVIQVKFGEKKKIGLVFPSAPELVLQWLAVLDAGKEPLILQYPTKKQSLNYWQGSVLHTIQEIGIEGIICDKQLEELKPIFEEKTTVLFFDGNYGEADSVCEKIVSGSVIQLSSGTTGYRKAVRFSIQQLEKHAVRYNSMLNLTNDDCIVSWLPLYHDMGFIACFIMPLILSIPIVMMDPITWVENRELLFAAISKYNGTICYMPNFGFEVMAHVKWGKPLSTMRHWISCSEPTYYKTIEKFCKVTGTDSGIVSTCYAMAENVFAISKSDGFKIKEHNGKHTVSCGALVPNTFVKFVDGEIYVKSDTSISSYMDGVSIIDSDGYYPTGDMGFMDEGQLFIEGRKHDVMIQAGKKYMLSDLDFLLNETVPDCRGRGACVAIEDSRMGTQTLCVILEREKFFDKSEYNEIYKKLSAVFPLESFELEFVPEEFITKTSSGKINRKKTANDVILAREWQKNEKGVSGKNIRNEIGRFFSYLPYDLPIKDVLDSLGYVLINVIADEFGISISQQMSLEEIIEKVDTFSTDEDECLEEECLYIVSLWDYWGTIYEGDPVKTEQIQKISAEIGVPIRFEHICLPPRAELVLNDLIFSDYFLCRDYDDRYKDYLDCIRKIKRASILLFNDASEYGFVKEQCVFPKMNKSFKRSSSADYLAVRYQKYAWQHHLLPIDLVGASEFPVTNRDEIFKNLVEYLDIPIFRAAYSGTWRDYTTNWEFKDFNNQSNYYKENFFSALTDFLIANKNKWKLRSFPKSDAIVKYNDAMHFCAFCINPAVIEKVLKQFNSFIIHGWPNSLPYLTKRLKEENKDFVFVTTLDSKDGFGKLEQKYECILQTGPWLIERYCKSLLPVIQIVESSRTTPKMVNVPAELKIADSEYFLGSKEELQIMRLCDANVLVMSAELLTADTHSDISRMIVEKMGYESYLWGVVDLHSASDNYTEVFKALDILSTITEDCPRLYEREFLLCEKLGDRDGSFQYLKKYIEVVDDISLSRRIRHYIINVYGKGENSIEFLRDVLQFLHIEPKDSKMFLVLAAIFFELGFYEEVLEAIRKYESVVFSSSQLTQIMEHHRLSINKNINEKYKSAEFSEGISGTSEFAQLIQLEDEISYEDLKNIDTKSEKDIVLMNLFVSITGLQAMYPLNSEFVYPNKARWYFNKAEICKRLGLQEWRIESYRKFLSFADDFRDADKISKVNSWLENIQN, via the coding sequence ATGGGAAATCTGCATTGGGAGCGAGGATCATTGTTCAATATAGTAATCAGGCGATTGCCAGACATTCACTTTATCGATACTGAGAAGGATTATACATTAAAATTATCGGAATGTGGAAGAAAAATACGATATTTGAGTGAAGTTATTCAAGTTAAATTTGGTGAGAAAAAGAAAATTGGTCTAGTTTTCCCTTCCGCTCCTGAACTAGTATTACAATGGTTAGCTGTTCTTGATGCTGGAAAAGAACCGTTAATTCTGCAATATCCCACCAAAAAACAGAGTCTTAATTATTGGCAGGGATCAGTATTACATACTATTCAAGAGATTGGTATTGAAGGCATAATTTGTGATAAACAATTAGAAGAGCTAAAGCCTATTTTTGAAGAAAAAACGACTGTGCTATTTTTTGATGGAAATTATGGGGAAGCTGATTCGGTATGCGAAAAAATAGTTAGCGGTTCTGTAATTCAATTGTCCTCTGGTACTACTGGTTATCGTAAGGCAGTAAGGTTTTCTATTCAGCAATTAGAAAAGCATGCTGTTAGATATAACAGCATGTTAAATTTAACTAATGATGATTGTATTGTGTCATGGCTTCCGTTATACCATGATATGGGTTTTATTGCTTGTTTTATTATGCCATTAATTCTTTCTATACCAATTGTTATGATGGATCCTATAACGTGGGTAGAAAATAGAGAATTGCTATTTGCGGCTATTTCTAAATATAATGGTACTATATGCTATATGCCTAATTTTGGATTTGAAGTAATGGCACATGTAAAATGGGGAAAACCATTGTCTACTATGAGGCATTGGATTTCTTGTTCAGAGCCGACGTATTATAAAACTATTGAGAAATTTTGTAAGGTAACAGGAACTGATTCTGGTATTGTTTCTACATGTTATGCTATGGCTGAAAATGTGTTTGCAATTTCAAAGAGTGATGGTTTTAAAATAAAGGAGCATAATGGTAAGCATACCGTAAGTTGTGGTGCTCTAGTTCCAAATACTTTTGTGAAATTTGTTGATGGCGAGATTTATGTCAAAAGCGATACATCTATTTCTTCTTATATGGATGGCGTATCTATTATAGACTCAGATGGATATTATCCGACTGGGGATATGGGGTTTATGGATGAAGGTCAGCTATTTATTGAAGGTCGAAAACATGATGTAATGATTCAGGCTGGGAAAAAATACATGCTAAGTGATTTGGATTTTCTTCTAAATGAAACTGTTCCTGATTGCAGAGGTCGTGGTGCCTGCGTGGCCATTGAGGATTCGAGAATGGGAACACAAACATTGTGTGTGATTTTGGAAAGAGAGAAATTCTTTGATAAAAGTGAATACAATGAAATTTATAAAAAGTTATCAGCGGTATTTCCTCTAGAAAGTTTTGAACTAGAGTTTGTGCCTGAAGAATTTATCACTAAAACATCATCAGGAAAAATAAACCGTAAAAAAACAGCTAATGATGTTATTTTGGCGCGAGAATGGCAGAAAAATGAAAAAGGTGTATCTGGAAAAAATATTAGGAATGAAATAGGACGTTTTTTTTCCTATTTGCCTTATGATCTACCTATAAAAGATGTGCTTGATTCACTTGGGTATGTTCTAATAAATGTTATTGCCGATGAATTTGGTATTAGTATTTCTCAGCAGATGAGTTTAGAAGAGATAATTGAAAAAGTGGACACTTTTTCTACTGATGAAGATGAATGTTTAGAAGAAGAGTGTCTGTATATTGTATCTTTATGGGATTATTGGGGGACTATCTATGAAGGAGATCCCGTTAAAACGGAACAGATTCAAAAAATTTCAGCGGAAATTGGTGTACCAATAAGATTTGAACATATTTGCCTGCCTCCGCGAGCAGAGCTTGTTTTAAATGATCTGATCTTCTCGGACTATTTTTTATGTCGGGACTACGATGATAGATATAAAGACTATTTAGATTGTATTCGCAAAATAAAACGAGCAAGTATTCTTCTTTTTAATGATGCATCAGAATATGGATTTGTAAAAGAACAATGCGTTTTTCCAAAAATGAATAAAAGTTTTAAGCGGAGTTCAAGTGCTGATTATCTTGCTGTTAGGTATCAAAAATATGCATGGCAGCATCATTTGTTGCCAATTGATTTAGTGGGAGCTTCTGAATTTCCAGTAACTAATCGAGATGAAATTTTCAAAAATCTTGTTGAGTATCTTGATATTCCTATATTTAGGGCAGCTTATTCGGGGACATGGCGGGATTATACTACGAATTGGGAATTTAAAGATTTTAATAATCAAAGTAATTATTATAAAGAAAACTTTTTTTCAGCACTTACTGATTTTCTAATCGCTAATAAGAATAAGTGGAAATTAAGAAGTTTTCCAAAATCAGATGCTATTGTCAAATATAATGATGCAATGCATTTTTGTGCATTTTGTATTAATCCTGCGGTCATAGAGAAAGTATTAAAACAATTTAATAGTTTTATAATTCATGGCTGGCCTAATAGCCTTCCTTATTTAACGAAGCGACTTAAAGAAGAAAATAAAGATTTTGTTTTTGTAACAACGCTTGATTCAAAAGATGGATTTGGAAAATTAGAACAGAAATATGAGTGTATTCTTCAGACTGGTCCATGGTTAATTGAGCGATATTGTAAGTCTTTGCTTCCTGTTATTCAGATAGTCGAGAGTAGTAGGACTACTCCTAAAATGGTTAATGTTCCTGCTGAATTAAAAATTGCAGACAGTGAATATTTTTTAGGATCCAAAGAAGAATTACAGATAATGCGTTTGTGTGATGCTAATGTCTTGGTTATGAGTGCAGAATTATTAACTGCTGATACCCATAGTGATATTTCCAGAATGATTGTAGAAAAAATGGGGTATGAATCCTATTTATGGGGAGTTGTTGATCTACATTCTGCATCTGATAATTATACTGAAGTTTTCAAGGCATTGGATATTTTGAGTACGATAACAGAGGATTGTCCGAGGTTGTATGAAAGGGAATTCTTACTTTGTGAAAAGCTTGGTGATCGGGATGGAAGTTTTCAATATCTAAAAAAATATATAGAAGTTGTTGATGATATCTCGCTATCACGCAGAATTCGGCATTACATTATTAATGTCTACGGTAAAGGCGAAAATAGCATTGAATTTTTGAGGGACGTACTACAATTTTTACATATAGAACCTAAAGATTCAAAAATGTTTTTAGTGTTAGCTGCGATCTTTTTTGAATTAGGGTTTTACGAGGAAGTATTGGAAGCTATAAGGAAGTATGAAAGTGTTGTTTTCTCGTCGAGCCAATTAACACAAATAATGGAGCACCATAGGTTATCTATAAATAAAAATATTAATGAGAAATACAAGAGTGCGGAATTTAGCGAAGGTATTTCTGGGACAAGCGAATTTGCTCAGTTGATACAATTAGAAGATGAAATTAGTTATGAAGATTTGAAAAATATAGATACGAAGTCAGAAAAAGATATAGTATTGATGAATTTGTTTGTTAGTATTACAGGATTACAGGCCATGTACCCTTTGAATTCAGAGTTTGTTTATCCTAATAAGGCAAGATGGTATTTTAACAAAGCGGAAATATGTAAAAGGTTAGGGCTACAAGAATGGAGAATTGAGTCATACAGGAAATTTCTTAGTTTTGCAGATGATTTTAGGGATGCAGATAAAATAAGTAAGGTAAATAGTTGGTTAGAGAATATCCAAAATTAA
- a CDS encoding PIG-L deacetylase family protein: protein MNVLAVGAHFDDIELGCGGALAKHVASGDNVCAYVATLSGFTNPQHKVIRSNETAFCEGQKAMKILGVELICGDFKTLELEFNEELNQELIKIVEEKKIDKVYTHWMGDIHHDHQAVAKSSMHSCRHVPNMLMYRSNWYHSTLDFKGNFYIDITDFWDKKEKALLSHRSELQRTAYKWIDFFKNEAENAGQRIGVKYAECYEVVKWLEK, encoded by the coding sequence ATGAATGTTTTAGCTGTAGGAGCACATTTTGATGATATTGAACTTGGATGTGGGGGAGCACTTGCGAAGCATGTGGCGTCTGGAGATAATGTTTGTGCTTATGTGGCAACTTTATCGGGTTTTACTAATCCGCAGCATAAAGTAATACGTTCAAATGAAACAGCTTTTTGTGAAGGACAAAAAGCTATGAAAATATTAGGCGTGGAACTGATATGCGGTGATTTTAAAACGCTTGAATTAGAATTTAATGAGGAACTCAATCAGGAACTTATTAAAATTGTTGAAGAGAAAAAGATTGATAAGGTTTACACACATTGGATGGGGGATATTCATCATGACCATCAAGCTGTGGCTAAATCTTCTATGCATTCTTGCAGACACGTTCCTAATATGTTAATGTACCGCAGTAACTGGTATCATTCAACACTTGATTTTAAAGGAAATTTTTATATTGATATTACTGATTTTTGGGATAAAAAGGAAAAAGCATTGTTGTCACATAGATCAGAATTGCAGCGGACCGCTTACAAATGGATTGATTTTTTTAAGAATGAGGCGGAAAACGCCGGACAAAGAATTGGTGTAAAATATGCGGAATGCTATGAGGTGGTTAAATGGCTGGAAAAGTAG